TTGTTTGATGGTGAGGCTCAAGCCCTCTATCAGCTGGGGAACCATGCTCAAATTCCTCGCCTCTTAGCTCATTTCGAGGAGAATGAGCAGTTCTATTTGGTGCAGGAGTATGTCGACGGCGATTTGCTCAGCAATGAACTACGCCATCGTTGCCTGCCCGAGGCGGAGGTCATCGAGATGGTGCTCGATATTCTCAAAACCTTGAGTTTTGTCCATGGGCATCAAGTCATTCACCGCGACATTAAACCCTCGAATCTGATTCGGCGTCGATGCGATCGCACCATCGTGCTGATTGATTTCGGTTCGGTGAAGCAGGTCAGTAGTCAACCCGTTGAGACCGACGGCTGCATCAGTATCACCATCGCTATTGGCTCCATGGGATACATGCCCAATGAACAACTGGCCGGCCAACCCTGCCTCAGCAGCGATATTTATGCGGTGGGCATGTTAGCCCTGCGAGCCCTGACGGGCTTGGATCCAAAACGTTTTCGCAAAGATCCCCGCACCAGTGAAATTCTCTGGCGGGATCTCGTCACGGTCAGCCCTGCCTTTGCCGTTGTCTTGGACCAAATGGTGCGCTATGACCACCGTCAGCGGTATCCCTCAGCCCAAGACGCTCTACAAGCCCTACAAGCGCTGACCCAGTCTGCCGTCTCGCAGCCTTCACAACCTCCGCTAATCGCAGTGAGCGACGGCTATCTCGCCTGGCTGGAGCGGGGAGATGAATTATTTCAGCATAATCGCTACCATGAGGCCCTCGCGGCTTATGAAAAGGTAATTCAGGCAAAGCCCAATCATGAACAAGTCTGGTTCAAGTGTGGCCTGGCCTTTGAAAGCATCCAAGATTTCGAGCAGGCCATTGCAGCCTACGACCGGGTTATCCAACTGCAGCCCCATGACTACCTGCCCTGGCTCAAACGGGCCAATGTCTTAGGAGCGCTTCAACACTATGACAGGGCCTTAGCAGCGTACGATGAAGTACTACGGCTACAGCCAGAAAATTACTGGGCTTGGAATGATCGGGGACAGCTTCTAGAGAAGCTCCAGCAAGTTGAAGAGGCCCTGACCGCCTACGATCGCGCCATTCAACTCAAGGCCGATTTCCAGTTAGCGTTAGATAATCGTAAGCGTTTGTTGCTACGGCTACAGCGGGTAGAAACTCTCTATCAGCTGCAGTACTATGACGAGGTGATCGCAGCTTGCGATCGCGCTCTTCGTCAGGACTCAGACGACACCGGTGCGTGGTTGATGCGAGGCATGGCCTTAGAAAACTTGGACCGGCTACCAGAGGCTGCTCTGTCGTACCATCAGGTCGTGATGCGACAAAAAGACGATCACATTACCTGGTTCAAGCTCGGTCACGTCATGGAGAAACTTCGCCGATACCACCAGGCAACGTTAGCTTACAATCAGGTCGTTAGAATTCAGCCAGATAACCATTGGGCTTGGTATCAACGAGGATTTGCTTTGCAATGCCTGAGTCAACCTCGTAAGGCTCTAGCGGCTTATAATCAAGCTATTCACATCAAGCCCGACTTTCAAGCCGCCCTAACGGCTCGTCAAGCGCTGCTGAATCGTCTTACTCACCATCAAAACACTTCGGCAGCAAAGGTAGCTCATTCTGCTGAAGTGGCCACGACCCATACCAACTCCCAATCCTAATCTGAAATTTCCTGATAGCAGGAGATTGGAAACGTAGATCTGACAGTGCACTACTTCTATCGCTAAACCCAGCTAAAGATTACTTGGAGACTTCTTTGGTTCTTAACCCTGTGAGCTGCCCCTGTGAGCTGCCCCTGTGAGCTGGATGACGGTCTGCATAAATTTTGTAACGATCTGATAGGTCTACCCTCCAGGCCTATCAATCATGCTCACGCCCCCTGGGAACTTTGAAAAACACTCTAAGAGATAGAAGTATACAAGCAGCACCATCTGTCTCTGCCTGTCCTTTTCCCAGCCTATTACCGCCCATCGATAGCAGAATGATAGATAATAAGCCAGGACTTCCCGAGAAACTACTGATGAGTCTCTGCTAGGCATTGGGAATCCTAACACTATCGCTAGTGTCACCCCTTCTCCAATTATGGCGACCCCAATCATCCTTATTCGTCCCTGGGTAGCCCAGACTTCCCCAACCGAGCCATCGGGCCCTCGGCCAGATCAGGCATGGATGATATCCAGCGGGATTTTGCTCATCTTCCTCATCAGCTTAGGCATTGTTTCGCAAGTGCGCTATGGCCGTCTACGTAAGAAGCTACGGTTTGAGGAATTCAAAAATCGAGAGCTGCAAAAGCGGGTCAAACTAGCCCTGAGTACTATCTCTAAAATGGAGCGGAATCCTGACCTGATTCACTCCCGAGAGGTCAATCTGGACTACTTAAGAATGCGGATGCAAGAGGAACTGTTCCATTTCGCCATCCTCAATCAACTAAAGGTGAAAGTCAAACAAAAAGTTAGTATCGCCCTCAGGCCGCGACAGGCAGATGCAGGATTGATTGGCATTGCCAGCAAACCTCGTCAAGTCGACCAGATCTTCGATGTGGAATATGCCCTTCACAATGGTCCCAATGTCCGCAAGCGTGTCCTCTTCCGCATCCAGATTAAACTGGCAAAACTGCCGACCCAACCTACATCGGTAACAATCAATCAAATTATTGACTGCATTGAAACCTTCCTCAGCACAGATGTGGATGCCAAGAACTGGCAACCTACCTTGCAAGGGCGGATTGCTTACATGCACTGGGATCAAAAGGCGAAACCCACCCCATTGCTAGTCTTGGAGCAATCAAACGAAGGCGTCAATGTCACGTTACGCAGCACCAATCGAATTGCTTGACACCCGATGAGGTCGTCTCTACCCGTTTGGAGCTTATACCGAGTCCAGCTCGAGATTTGAAGTGCTACCCTAGGCAAAACTCTGGGCCTAGACATGGACATGGCTTAATCTTTTGAGGTGACCATAGTAATCATCATTCCACTCCCCTGATCCTATTAGATATTGTTGGCCTGGGGCGTAGCCGTTCACAACCTTGCTGCGCCTTGGAATCGCTGGAAAACCGGTACATCCCTGAAGAGAGAACTGCTGTAAGCATCTCCAAAGCCGGGAAAAATATTCTAAATTCATCTGTAATCTGTATCCTCAAAATCTAGAGAAATTACGGATGATATTTGTAAATTAGCTATTCAGACACGGCAAAATAAGACGATTTTAAGCACTTATACCAGTATATTTTTAGGGTATCGATATAATCCCTGATATGTTCTACTTTAGGCTCTCAAGAGGCTTTATATAATTACCCTTGGCTATTGGCTGTAGCCTGGGCATACTAGCCGTATAGGGGGAATAGGATTTGCGATCTAATCACTCCTATCCACTTCGTTTATTTCTATATATACGGTCAGACTCATGTTGGAAGATACAGCTAGATCCCCCCTTGGGGATACGAGTAAGACGGTTATCTATATCTTTCCAGATGGCGGGGCAATGGTTGATTGTCTTGTTGTTAACTCATCGACCACTAAGTTAAGCCCTACAAACCCGGTCTCTGCCTCTTCAGCATCTCAGAATGATTTAGGAGATCGCCTAGTTCAGGCAGGGATATTAACAGCAGTGCAAAAGCAAGTCGCCCTCTATGACCAACAGGTGACTGGCATGGACTTTAAGGAGGTGTTACTAGCCCGCGGTTGGATACCGGAAGACGTCTTGAAGTCTTTCCTGGACAACTTATCGGTTGCCTGAGTCATCTAGCTTGCGCCAGAGAATAACTCCGCCTCACCCCAGTACTTTCTCTCGCCAGACTCCCCATGTATCCTATTGAGCAGTTCATTACCAGTCGCAATTAGTTACAGTAGCGGATGGTATGACTGTCGTGGCCCCTTAAGGAGTCTATATGTGCGGAATCGTCGGATATATTGGCACCCGAGCAGCTAGCGATATCCTCATGGATGGCCTGCGCCGGCTGGAGTATCGGGGATATGATTCTGCTGGTATCGCCACTGTCCTGGAGGGAGACCTCAAGAGTATCCGGGCTAAAGGCAAACTCCAGAATCTACAGGATAAGCTAGACGGCTGGGAGAATTCGGCTCGCATTGGCATTGGCCATACCCGCTGGGCTACCCACGGCAAACCCGAAGAGCACAATGCTCATCCCCACGCGGATACGGCTTTTCGCATTGCCGTGGTCCAAAATGGCATCATTGAAAACTACCGAGAACTCAGGGCTGATCTCAAAGCCAAGGGACACGAGTTTCGCTCTGACACCGATACAGAGGTTATCCCTCACCTGGTGGCAGACTATTTGCAGCAATCCTCGGCCATCGAGGGACCACTGCAGCATCTCTCGGCCCTGCTAGAGGCGGTGCGACGGGCCGCTAATGATTTAGAAGGGGCCTTTGCCCTGGCGATTATCTCTGCTGATTTCCCGGACGAGTTAATTGTTGTGCGTCAACAGGCTCCTTTGGTGATTGGCTTTGGCCAAGGGGAATTTTTCTGTGCGTCGGATACTCCGGCTTTAGTGCCCCATACCCGAGCGGTTTTGCCGTTAGAGAATGGTGAGGTAGCCCGTCTTACCCCCCTAGGAGTCGAGGTTTATACGTTTGCCGGGGAACGATTGCGCAAGCATCCGCTAACCCTGAATTGGAACCCCATCATGGTGGAGAAGCAGGGGTTCAAGCACTTCATGCTGAAGGAAATTTATGAGCAGCCGGGAGTAGTGCGCACCTGCTTAGACACCTATATCGATGGCACTTGGAGTGCGGATCAATCTGTGATCTCTCCTATCTGTTTGGGCTTGCCCGATGCCTTGCTGGAGGGGGTAGAGTATGTTCAAATCGTGGCCTGTGGTACGAGCTGGCATGCCAGCTTAGTCGGTAAACATTTGCTGGAGCAGTTGGCTGGTATCCCCACCATGGTGCAGTACTCTTCGGAATTTCGCTACGCGCCCGCTCCCCTGACTCGCCATACTCTGACAGTGGGGGTGACCCAGTCGGGGGAAACAGCAGACACTTTGGCGGCCCTAGACATGGAACAGCAGCGACGGGCGCAGTTTGAAGATGGTGCCCTGGCAGCTCGCTTGCTGGGGATTACCAACCGCCCTGAGAGTTCTCTGGCCCGCTTGGTGCCTCATATTATTGATACCCATGCTGGCATCGAAATTGGTGTTGCTGCCACCAAAACCTTCACGGCCCAGGTGATGGCCTTTTACTTTCTGGCTCTTGATTTGGCCTATCGTCGTCAGATGCTTTCGGCTGAGCGCTTAGAAGATATCATCGTCGGGCTGCGGCAATTACCGGCTCAGATTGAATTGGTATTGGAGAGCCAGGAGCGCTATATCGAGGAACTGGCCCATGAGTTTGGCGAAACCCAGGACTTCATCTATTTGGGCCGAGGCATTAACTTCCCCATTGCCCTGGAAGGGGCGTTGAAGCTGAAGGAAATCAGCTACATCCATGCTGAAGGCTATCCGGCGGGGGAAATGAAGCATGGCCCCATTGCCCTGCTAGATGCCAAGGTACCAGTGGTTGCGATCGCAATGCCCGGTTCCGTCTACGACAAAGTCCTCTCCAATGCTCAGGAGGCCAAGGCTCGGGATGCCCAGCTAATCGGGGTCGTGCCAATGAATGATGAAGATGCCGAAGATACCTTTGATGCCCTGTTGCCGGTGCCGCCGGTAGAGGAGGTGTTATCGCCAGTATTGGCGGTGATTCCTCTACAGCTGTTGGCTTATCACATTGCCGCCCGCCGCGGCTTGGATGTGGATCAGCCCCGTAACCTGGCCAAGAGCGTGACGGTAGAGTAAGGACACGACTTGGCACATGATGGATAGAGAGGACCGACTGCGCTGCCCAACTCCAACTCAGGCGGGAGGCACGTTTGACCACGTCCCTGATAAGGTGCGACGGCTGTGGGACAGGGCCTAATACTGGTGCTCACAGAGAATTCCTTATCCCTCAAATACTTGGGACAAGGTTCCCTGGCCATCGCCATCTAGGGAAAACCTGGACTGCCTATGACATTGGTTGGAAACGTGCCTGAGTTTAACCCCACGCATTCTTCTGTCTGCAACCGCCTGGCCAACACTGCTGTGTTGTAGGTACTTCAGTGACTCTCATTTCTGCTGCCATTATTCTGCTGCTGATCATGGATCCCTTTGGCAACATGGTCACCATCAACACCCTATTGACTGAGATCCCGGCAGCGAAGCGGCGACGCATCATCTTGCGGGAAACCCTGATCGCCTACGGCATCTTGCTCGCCTTCCTGGTAGGAGGTAATCCTCTCCTATCTTTTTTTGGAGTGACCCCGTCCACCCTAAGTATCTCTGGCGGCATTGTCTTGTTTCTGATCGCCCTGGGCATGGTGTTTCCAGATCGCTCCTCAGCCATGCCCACTCGCCTGGACGCGGACCCCTTCATTGTCCCCATCGCCATGCCGTTGATTGCGGGTCCCAGTGCCATTGCCGCCTTACTCGTCTTTGCCAAATCAGACCCCCAGTTACTCTGGAAATGGCTAGGAGCCCTAACCCTAGCCACCACCATCACCGGACTGATTTTGTGGATTTCCCCCTGGCTGTTCCAACGGCTGGGGCGGCGTGGAGCCCTAGCCGTGGAACGGTTGATGGGCATGTTGTTGATTATCCTCTCGGTACAGATGATGTTGGACGGTGTCGCCCAATATCTGCAGAGTTAGTCAGCGCAATACTTTAGACCGATTAAAAGAGGAATGATCTGTGACGAATGATCTATGGTGAGAAGAGCGGGAATTCCCGCGCTCAACCCTAGGAGAGGCCATGGAAATTCACTTGCGGCTGTGGCGGCAGGCCAGTGCAGAGGCATCTGGGCGGTTTGTAGACTACACTGTGTCCAATGCCAGCCCCAATATGTCCTTTCTAGAGCTCCTGGATGTACTCAACCA
This portion of the Halomicronema hongdechloris C2206 genome encodes:
- a CDS encoding tetratricopeptide repeat protein, which codes for MLSRTVGGRYHILGYLGGGGFGQTFLAEDRHLPGHPRCVVKQLKPRKTDDGALEAARRLFDGEAQALYQLGNHAQIPRLLAHFEENEQFYLVQEYVDGDLLSNELRHRCLPEAEVIEMVLDILKTLSFVHGHQVIHRDIKPSNLIRRRCDRTIVLIDFGSVKQVSSQPVETDGCISITIAIGSMGYMPNEQLAGQPCLSSDIYAVGMLALRALTGLDPKRFRKDPRTSEILWRDLVTVSPAFAVVLDQMVRYDHRQRYPSAQDALQALQALTQSAVSQPSQPPLIAVSDGYLAWLERGDELFQHNRYHEALAAYEKVIQAKPNHEQVWFKCGLAFESIQDFEQAIAAYDRVIQLQPHDYLPWLKRANVLGALQHYDRALAAYDEVLRLQPENYWAWNDRGQLLEKLQQVEEALTAYDRAIQLKADFQLALDNRKRLLLRLQRVETLYQLQYYDEVIAACDRALRQDSDDTGAWLMRGMALENLDRLPEAALSYHQVVMRQKDDHITWFKLGHVMEKLRRYHQATLAYNQVVRIQPDNHWAWYQRGFALQCLSQPRKALAAYNQAIHIKPDFQAALTARQALLNRLTHHQNTSAAKVAHSAEVATTHTNSQS
- the glmS gene encoding glutamine--fructose-6-phosphate transaminase (isomerizing) is translated as MCGIVGYIGTRAASDILMDGLRRLEYRGYDSAGIATVLEGDLKSIRAKGKLQNLQDKLDGWENSARIGIGHTRWATHGKPEEHNAHPHADTAFRIAVVQNGIIENYRELRADLKAKGHEFRSDTDTEVIPHLVADYLQQSSAIEGPLQHLSALLEAVRRAANDLEGAFALAIISADFPDELIVVRQQAPLVIGFGQGEFFCASDTPALVPHTRAVLPLENGEVARLTPLGVEVYTFAGERLRKHPLTLNWNPIMVEKQGFKHFMLKEIYEQPGVVRTCLDTYIDGTWSADQSVISPICLGLPDALLEGVEYVQIVACGTSWHASLVGKHLLEQLAGIPTMVQYSSEFRYAPAPLTRHTLTVGVTQSGETADTLAALDMEQQRRAQFEDGALAARLLGITNRPESSLARLVPHIIDTHAGIEIGVAATKTFTAQVMAFYFLALDLAYRRQMLSAERLEDIIVGLRQLPAQIELVLESQERYIEELAHEFGETQDFIYLGRGINFPIALEGALKLKEISYIHAEGYPAGEMKHGPIALLDAKVPVVAIAMPGSVYDKVLSNAQEAKARDAQLIGVVPMNDEDAEDTFDALLPVPPVEEVLSPVLAVIPLQLLAYHIAARRGLDVDQPRNLAKSVTVE
- a CDS encoding MarC family protein; the protein is MTLISAAIILLLIMDPFGNMVTINTLLTEIPAAKRRRIILRETLIAYGILLAFLVGGNPLLSFFGVTPSTLSISGGIVLFLIALGMVFPDRSSAMPTRLDADPFIVPIAMPLIAGPSAIAALLVFAKSDPQLLWKWLGALTLATTITGLILWISPWLFQRLGRRGALAVERLMGMLLIILSVQMMLDGVAQYLQS